In the genome of Meles meles chromosome 4, mMelMel3.1 paternal haplotype, whole genome shotgun sequence, one region contains:
- the GHSR gene encoding growth hormone secretagogue receptor type 1 gives MWNATPSKEPGYNLTLPDLGWDAPPDNDSLTDELLPLFPAPLLAGVTATCVALFVVGIAGNLLTMLVVSRFRELRTTTNLYLSSMAFSDLLIFLCMPLDLVRLWQYRPWNFGDLLCKLFQFVSESCTYATVLTITALSVERYFAICFPLRAKVVVTKGRVKLVILVIWAVAFCSAGPIFVLVGVEHENGTDPRDTNECRATEFAVRSGLLTVMVWVSSVFFFLPVFCLTVLYSLIGRKLWRRKRGEAAVGASLRDQNHKQTVKMLAVVVFAFILCWLPFHVGRYLFSKSFEPGSLEIAQISQYCNLVSFVLFYLSAAINPILYNIMSKKYRVAVFKLLGFEPFSQRKLSTLKDESSRAWTESSINT, from the exons ATGTGGAACGCgacgccaagcaaggagcccgggTACAATCTCACGCTGCCGGACCTGGGCTGGGACGCTCCCCCCGACAACGACTCCCTGACCGACGAGCTCCTGCCGCTCTTCCCCGCGCCACTGCTTGCCGGCGTCACCGCCACCTGCGTGGCACTCTTTGTGGTGGGCATCGCGGGCAACCTGCTCACCATGCTGGTGGTGTCGCGCTTCCGCGAGCTGCGCACCACCACCAACCTCTACCTGTCCAGCATGGCCTTCTCCGACCTACTTATCTTCCTCTGCATGCCCCTCGACCTAGTCCGCCTGTGGCAGTACCGGCCCTGGAACTTCGGAGACCTGCTCTGCAAACTCTTCCAGTTCGTCAGCGAGAGCTGCACCTACGCCACGGTGCTCACCATCACCGCGCTGAGCGTCGAGCGCTACTTCGCCATCTGCTTCCCGCTGCGGGCCAAGGTGGTAGTAACCAAGGGCCGGGTGAAGCTGGTCATCCTGGTCATCTGGGCCGTGGCCTTCTGCAGCGCCGGGCCCATCTTCGTGCTGGTCGGGGTGGAGCACGAGAACGGCACCGACCCTCGGGACACCAACGAGTGTCGCGCCACCGAGTTCGCCGTGCGCTCGGGACTGCTCACCGTCATGGTGTGGGTGTCCAGCGTCTTCTTCTTCCTGCCCGTCTTCTGCCTCACTGTGCTCTACAGCCTCATCGGCAGGAAGCTGTGGCGAAGAAAGCGGGGCGAGGCGGCGGTGGGCGCCTCGCTAAGGGACCAGAACCACAAGCAAACCGTGAAAATGCTGG CTGTCGTGGTGTTTGCTTTCATCCTCTGCTGGCTGCCCTTCCATGTAGGGCGATATTTATTTTCCAAGTCCTTCGAGCCTGGCTCCTTGGAGATTGCTCAGATCAGCCAGTACTGCAACCTGGTATCCTTTGTCCTCTTCTACCTCAGCGCTGCCATCAATCCCATTCTGTACAACATCATGTCCAAGAAGTACCGGGTGGCGGTGTTCAAGCTTCTGGGATTTGAACCCTTCTCCCAGAGGAAGCTGTCCACTCTGAAGGATGAAAGCTCTCGGGCCTGGACAGAATCTAGTATTAATACATGA